Proteins encoded by one window of Effusibacillus pohliae DSM 22757:
- the dnaX gene encoding DNA polymerase III subunit gamma/tau, producing MSYIALYREWRPQTFADMVGQEHVTRTLQNALRSKRFAHAYLFSGPRGTGKTSTAKVLAKAINCESGPTDEPCNECPACRGITAGSIMDVVEIDAASNRGVDEIRDLREQVKYAPTEVRYKVYIVDEVHMLTTEAFNALLKTLEEPPHHVVFILATTEPHKIPATIVSRCQRFDFRKISGRQIVDRLRRIANEKQIAAEEDALWMIARAAEGGMRDALSIFDQTISYGRDQVTVDAVITLIGGVRTDTLAAIARSIAGKDIRQVLRLAGDLIEDGKDVGQIVHDLTVYFRDLLMFKTVPNLEEIQDRARYDKTFAEIAELFDASRLIAMIDQMTQTAQELKWHAQGRLLLEMLLIRLCRTDTHDVTDLIRRIEELERKLAQGNAAAVAPPGQPAAAASANLTRTASPQRNQAAEKSVSAPTAIPATKTAAATPARSIGSLLQNPNQELFETISGGWNQILDEVKRRKITAQAWLLDGEPVAVAGGNVIVAFKNQIHRDTVMKPIHKSVIDQVLTEFLREPASLVAVLQSDWQKYKQQSTVELASASEDQLVKQVIDMFGENLVEIEE from the coding sequence GTGTCGTACATTGCCTTGTACCGGGAATGGCGTCCACAAACATTTGCAGACATGGTCGGGCAAGAACACGTGACCCGGACGTTGCAAAATGCGCTTCGCAGCAAACGGTTTGCCCACGCGTACCTGTTTTCAGGTCCGCGCGGAACCGGCAAGACCAGCACGGCGAAAGTGTTGGCGAAAGCGATCAATTGCGAGAGCGGACCGACGGACGAGCCCTGCAATGAATGCCCCGCCTGCCGCGGCATCACGGCGGGTTCGATCATGGACGTGGTGGAGATCGACGCGGCTTCCAACCGTGGAGTCGACGAAATCCGCGACTTGCGGGAACAGGTGAAGTACGCTCCGACGGAAGTCCGCTACAAGGTATATATCGTGGATGAAGTCCACATGCTGACTACGGAAGCGTTCAATGCCCTGTTAAAAACATTGGAAGAGCCGCCGCATCATGTAGTGTTTATTTTGGCGACGACAGAGCCGCACAAAATTCCGGCGACGATTGTGTCCCGCTGCCAGCGGTTTGATTTTCGCAAGATTTCAGGCCGCCAGATCGTCGACCGTTTGCGGCGCATCGCAAACGAAAAACAGATCGCCGCAGAAGAGGATGCATTGTGGATGATCGCACGGGCGGCAGAGGGCGGCATGCGGGATGCATTGTCCATTTTTGATCAGACGATCTCGTATGGCCGCGATCAGGTGACGGTCGATGCGGTGATCACTTTGATCGGCGGCGTGCGAACCGACACGTTGGCTGCCATCGCCCGCTCGATCGCCGGCAAGGACATCCGGCAGGTTCTGAGGCTGGCGGGCGACCTGATCGAGGATGGCAAGGACGTTGGGCAAATCGTGCACGATCTGACAGTCTATTTCCGCGATCTGCTGATGTTCAAAACGGTGCCCAACCTGGAAGAGATTCAGGACCGGGCGCGATACGACAAAACATTTGCGGAAATCGCCGAACTGTTTGACGCGTCCCGTTTGATTGCGATGATCGACCAGATGACGCAGACCGCGCAGGAGCTGAAGTGGCACGCGCAAGGCCGGCTGTTGCTGGAAATGCTGTTGATCCGCTTGTGCAGGACAGATACCCACGATGTCACCGATTTGATCCGGCGGATCGAGGAGTTGGAACGCAAACTAGCACAAGGCAACGCGGCAGCAGTTGCGCCTCCCGGCCAGCCAGCAGCCGCGGCGAGCGCAAACCTGACACGGACGGCAAGCCCGCAACGGAACCAAGCTGCCGAAAAATCGGTTTCCGCGCCAACGGCGATTCCGGCGACGAAGACCGCAGCTGCAACGCCTGCCCGATCGATCGGATCGCTGCTGCAAAATCCAAACCAGGAACTGTTTGAAACAATCAGCGGCGGCTGGAACCAGATCCTCGACGAGGTGAAACGGCGGAAAATCACCGCGCAGGCCTGGTTGCTGGACGGCGAACCGGTGGCGGTGGCCGGCGGCAATGTGATCGTCGCTTTCAAAAACCAGATTCACCGCGACACGGTGATGAAGCCGATCCACAAATCGGTGATCGATCAGGTCTTGACCGAATTTTTGCGGGAACCGGCGTCGCTGGTGGCCGTGTTGCAATCGGATTGGCAAAAATACAAGCAGCAAAGCACGGTAGAATTGGCAAGCG
- the tadA gene encoding tRNA adenosine(34) deaminase TadA, translating to MEHEKFMREALQEAEKAIKWGEVPIGAVVVREGQVIARGHNMRETWKDPTAHAEIVALREASRVLGGWRLTGCKLYVTLEPCPMCAGAILLARIDEVIFGAREPKFGAAGSIVNLIETDRFNHQPQLTSGVLAEECGMILKEFFRQRRK from the coding sequence ATGGAACATGAGAAGTTCATGCGGGAAGCGCTACAAGAGGCGGAAAAAGCGATCAAATGGGGAGAGGTGCCGATCGGGGCAGTCGTCGTTCGCGAAGGGCAGGTGATCGCGCGCGGCCACAATATGCGCGAGACCTGGAAAGATCCGACCGCTCACGCGGAAATCGTTGCCCTGCGCGAAGCGAGCCGTGTGTTGGGCGGATGGCGGTTGACGGGCTGTAAGCTCTATGTTACACTGGAGCCTTGTCCGATGTGCGCCGGGGCGATTTTGTTGGCTCGTATCGACGAAGTGATTTTTGGCGCGCGTGAACCAAAATTCGGCGCGGCCGGATCGATCGTCAACCTGATCGAGACGGACCGGTTCAACCATCAACCACAACTTACCTCTGGCGTCCTGGCCGAGGAATGTGGTATGATACTGAAGGAGTTTTTCCGGCAACGCCGCAAGTGA